From the Porphyrobacter sp. CACIAM 03H1 genome, the window CCCCCTCGCCCGCAATGCGGCGGCGCATGGTGATCGCCTCGCCGTCGGCGGGCGCGATGATGTCGCCGTCGAGCACCAGACGGCCCGCGCGCACCTCGGCGATTTTGCCGGGCTTGCCAGGCGCGAGGCGCACGAGATCGCCGTTCTTCTGGACGACCTGCGCAGGAATTCCGGCTGCCTTGCCGACCCGCGCCTGTTCGGCCATGTGGCGGATCTCGCCGTGCACCGGCACGAGCACCTCGGGCCTGAGCCAGTCGTAAAGCGCCTCGAGCTCCGGCCGCCCGGGGTGGCCCGAGACGTGGATCAGCGCCTGCCGGTCGGTCACCATCGCGATCCCGCGTGCGGCGAGCTGGTTCTGGATGCGGCCGATGGCGATCTCGTTACCCGGGATCTGGCGCGAGGAGAACAGCACCACGTCGCCTGACGTCAGTTCGATAGGGTGGTTGTTCTCCGCCATGCGCGCCAGCGCGGCGCGCGGTTCGCCCTGCCCACCGGTCGCAAGGATCAGCACCTCGCCGCGGGGAAGGCCCATCGCGGTGTCGAAATCGACCGGCGTCGGGAAGTCCTGAAGGTAGCCATTGTCCTGCGCCACCTCGATGATCCGGTCGAGCGAGCGGCCCGCGACACAGATCTGCCGCCCTGTCTCGCGCGCGACCTCGCCCAGGGTTTGCAGGCGTGCGACGTTGCTGGCGAAGGTGGTGACGACAACCCGCTTGCCGGAATGACGCGCGACCTCCTCCATCAGCGCACGGTGCACCGCGCCCTCGCTGCCGGAGGAATTGGGATTGAAGACGTTGGTGGAATCGCAGACCAGCGCCAGCACGCCCTCTTCGCCAATGGCGCGCAGTTCTTCCTCGGTGGTCGGCTCGCCGATGATCGGTTCCTCGTCGAGCTTCCAGTCGCCGGTGTGGAAGATGCGGCCGTGCGGCGTATCTATCAGCAGGGCGTTGCCCTCGGCGATCGAGTGGGCGAGCGGCAAGTAGGTGATGGTGAAGGGCCCGAGTTCGAGCGTCCCGTGGTCTTCCTCGATGATGTTAAGTTCGACCTGCCCCAGCAGCCCGGCCTCCTCCAGCTTGCGCGCCACCAGATCGGCGGTGAAGGGCGTGGCATAGAGCGGAACGCCGAGATCGCCCGCGAAATAGGGCACTGCGCCGATATGGTCCTCGTGCGCGTGGGTCAGCACGATGCCGAGCAGGTCCTTGCGCCGCTCCTCGATGAAGTCGAGATCGGCGAAGACCAGTTCGACGCCCGGATATTCGTTGCCCGAGAAGGTCATGCCCAGATCGACCATGATCCACTTGCCCTGTGTGCCGTAGAGATTGACGTTCATGCCAATCTCGCCCGAGCCGCCGAGCGC encodes:
- a CDS encoding ribonuclease J yields the protein MNVNLYGTQGKWIMVDLGMTFSGNEYPGVELVFADLDFIEERRKDLLGIVLTHAHEDHIGAVPYFAGDLGVPLYATPFTADLVARKLEEAGLLGQVELNIIEEDHGTLELGPFTITYLPLAHSIAEGNALLIDTPHGRIFHTGDWKLDEEPIIGEPTTEEELRAIGEEGVLALVCDSTNVFNPNSSGSEGAVHRALMEEVARHSGKRVVVTTFASNVARLQTLGEVARETGRQICVAGRSLDRIIEVAQDNGYLQDFPTPVDFDTAMGLPRGEVLILATGGQGEPRAALARMAENNHPIELTSGDVVLFSSRQIPGNEIAIGRIQNQLAARGIAMVTDRQALIHVSGHPGRPELEALYDWLRPEVLVPVHGEIRHMAEQARVGKAAGIPAQVVQKNGDLVRLAPGKPGKIAEVRAGRLVLDGDIIAPADGEAITMRRRIAGEGVLVVVLARGAEPVIEAVGLPLDEDLPEFLAEASQDVLNAIKRLKGRDARDEAAIREAARLAARRAAQRWSGKRPQVRVVMPGAAA